From a region of the Podospora pseudopauciseta strain CBS 411.78 chromosome 7 map unlocalized CBS411.78m_7, whole genome shotgun sequence genome:
- a CDS encoding uncharacterized protein (EggNog:ENOG503P0D7; COG:Q) — protein MKVAVIGAGSSGLVTLKYLVSAHTFLGAEPIETLLFESEDTIGGTFQARTYEDAEQNSQLVSSMQLTSFSDFRLRDDDPDFVSAERYVEYLHEYCDKFKLWSQIKLSTTVVSVKPNIKGKGHTITYSAKGTGKQKSWTCDAIAVCSGLHVTPNLPEIPGLEDHVPLVMHSSQFKSSSQFGTNKTVMVLGSGETGADIAYLAVISPTKQVVMCHRSGFHFAPKRNLSPVLFSVLGGTPNSTLTVPLDNARASLFDTAYVHPLCATPMPYGHSTTGGLDQIVGEPSPEKDHVSKIFFNKSSKASPYISHPYRLNSKRSLVDRIRSGIIQSPVPSTNDRQIDLAPWPESVSSDGEIHFQDNERPEFQRVKDGNIKPDIVICCTGYKQTFPFLDRDHYTTAEEANVRNIWHDRDPTVGFIGFLRPSLGAIPPLAEMQAQLWILSIMVPERVPELRPEDEPHYRLLHGKDSRIRYGNDHESYVYQLALDMNSAVGLAEIVKRSWE, from the exons ATGAAGGTTGCAGTCATCGGAGCAGGTTCTTCAGGACTAGTTACTCTGAAATATCTTGTTTCTGCTCACACTTTCCTCGGCGCTGAGCCCATTGAAACACTGTTATTCGAGAGCGAAGACACCATCGGCGGCACATTTCAAGCCAGGACCTATGAAGATGCCGA GCAAAATTCACAGCTTGTCAGTTCTATGCAGCTTACTTCCTTCTCAGACTTCCGTCTCCGTGACGACGACCCCGACTTCGTCTCTGCCGAGCGCTACGTCGAGTATCTCCACGAGTACTGTGACAAATTCAAGCTTTGGTCCCAAATCAAACTCTCCACCACTGTGGTATCGGTGAAGCCCAACATCAAAGGCAAGGGTCATACAATTACGTATTCAGCCAAAGGAACGGGGAAGCAAAAGAGTTGGACCTGTGATGCGATTGCAGTGTGCTCTGGCCTGCATGTCACCCCTAACCTGCCCGAAATCCCGGGGCTGGAGGACCATGTGCCCTTGGTGATGCATTCATCCCAGTTCAAATCCAGCTCACAGTTTGGAACTAATAAGACAGTCATGGTGCTTGGAAGCGGCGAGACAGGAGCAGATATAGCGTACCTGGCCGTTATCTCACCCACCAAGCAGGTTGTGATGTGCCACCGCAGTGGCTTCCATTTTGCACCCAAG AGAAACCTCAGTCCCGTCTTGTTTTCTGTCCTTGGGGGTACACCCAATAGCACTCTAACAGTGCCATTGGACAATGCCCGAGCAAGTCTCTTCGACACAGCCTATGTCCACCCTCTGTGCGCAACTCCAATGCCCTATGGACATTCTACGACCG GAGGTCTCGACCAGATTGTCGGAGAACCTTCCCCAGAGAAGGACCATGTTAGCAAAA TTTTCTTCAACAAGAGCAGCAAAGCATCTCCCTACATCTCGCACCCCTATCGTCTCAACTCCAAAAGAAGTCTTGTCGACCGCATCCGCTCCGGTATCATCCAGTCGCCCGTACCTTCCACCAATGATCGACAGATTGACTTGGCCCCTTGGCCCGAGTCAGTCTCCTCCGACGGAGAGATACACTTTCAAGACAATGAACGGCCGGAGTTTCAGAGGGTCAAAGACGGGAATATCAAGCCCGACATTGTCATCTGCTGTACAGGCTACAAGCAAACCTTTCCTTTTCTGGACAGAGATCACTACACCACGGCAGAAGAGGCCAACGTGAGAAATATCTGGCACGACAGAGACCCAACAGTGGGATTCATTGGGTTCTTGAGACCAAGTCTAGGGGCGATCCCGCCGTTGGCGGAGATGCAGGCTCAGCTGTGGATTCTGAGCATCATGGTTCCAGAAAGGGTGCCTGAGTTGAGGCCGGAGGATGAGCCGCACTACAGGTTGTTACATGGCAAGGATAGCCGGATCAGATATGGTAACGATCATGAGAGCTATGTGTACCAGCTAGCATTGGATATGAACTCCGCAGTTGGGCTCGCAGAGATTGTCAAGAGGTCGTGGGAATGA
- a CDS encoding uncharacterized protein (EggNog:ENOG503PD8S) yields the protein MGFSLTSLLATASLALAIPHDFQIGERAPVSTIDIRYRHDKVTNKYALAVLDRDTHQVLARVCDKSIRSGAFSALPIHVDADGEAFGTITVGSRTHAIGHRSRQVDCWSMYSNRAATVTCHVSLRHLPALDFDALAHDTPAPPCFDNFPLVEQSDVDGTPSNVTQLELAQHEIGNEGLETVQAQDQLPSHPTLRARQGSILRCPPYREARLVGDGNPHQNYFHVQMTSKGRCTDGDCEISYETSETKTFSWTASASIAGWISGGFAVEKSHSFAENFNCVGKEGHDTNICVWQMIAHTAYTVQNYIVYPCSNNAVPDGDPFILWSPNANNVGSEYYCVRNTCRAGKGDNWWDKSPSRPGGPRDW from the exons ATGGgcttctccctcacctccctcctcgctaCGGCGTCTTTGGCCCTCGCGATTCCCCACGACTTCCAGATTGGAGAACGGGCCCCAGTCAGCACCATCGACATCCGATACCGACATGACAAAGTCACCAACAAATACGCTCTCGCTGTCTTGGACAGAGATACACACCAAGTTCTTGCTCGTGTTTGCGATAAATCCATCAGATCGGGTGCCTTTTCGGCCCTGCCTATCCACGTTGATGCTGACGGTGAAGCCTTTGGGACCATCACTGTCGGATCTCGCACCCATGCAATCGGGCACCGCTCACGTCAAGTTGACTGCTGGAGCATGTACAGCAATCGTGCCGCCACAGTGACCTGCCATGTGTCTCTCAGGCACTTGCCGGCACTGGATTTTGATGCGTTAGCTCACGACACACCGGCGCCACCCTGTTTCGACAACTTTCCCTTGGTAGAGCAAAGCGATGTGGATGGGACTCCCTCCAACGTCACCCAGCTCGAGCTTGCCCAACATGAAATTGGTAACGAGGGGTTGGAGACTGTCCAGGCCCAGGACCAACTTCCGTCACACCCAACCTTGCGTGCCAGACAAGGTTCCATTCTCCGCTGCCCTCCTTACCGCGAGGCCAGACTGGTCGGCGATGGCAACCCCCATCAGAACTACTTTCATGTTCAAATGACG AGCAAAGGAAGATGCACCGACGGCGACTGCGAGATCAGCTACGAAACCTCGGAGACTAAAACCTTCTCATGGACAGCGTCCGCCTCCATTGCTGGCTGGATCTCTGGTGGATTTGCTGTCGAAAAGTCGCACTCGTTCGCAGAGAATTTCAATTGCGTCGGCAAGGAGGGGCATGACACGAATATCTGCGTGTGGCAGATGATCGCACACACAGCGTATACCGTCCAGAACTATATCGTATACCCCTGTTCTAATAATGCAGTCCCTGATGGAGACCCCTTCATTCTCTGGTCTCCCAACGCAAACAACGTTGGGAGCGAGTACTATTGCGTCAGGAACACATGCCGCGCAGGCAAAGGCGATAATTGGTGGGACAAAAGCCCAAGCAGGCCGGGAGGACCTCGCGACTGGTAA
- a CDS encoding uncharacterized protein (EggNog:ENOG503NUZJ; COG:G), with amino-acid sequence MNLASTLTDGFAERSNLDQDTINLGSQLLFLDTVVLEIPIDIDLSNFCMHQLGPRKWISSQILFFGLVGTLQILITNRADYLASRLCLGLAESGYIPRSIYTISTWYTSRKRTRRVAVFFIGMFGGNALSPLLASGILKLSGRHGLRDWQWLFLLEGLFTFLCERIVLFLVAWIPGETKLLVGRGLVVFSEKDREILQGRLVRDGDGLDLTDGKPKGHIPLAVVWKMVNHWRRWLHFVLTFCIFSTWSPLTTCTPSIIM; translated from the exons ATGAACCTCGCTAGCACCCTCACCGACGGTTTCGCCGAGCGCTCCAACCTCGACCAggacaccatcaacctcggGAGCCAGCTCCTATTCCTGGACACTGTCGTGTTGGAAATCCCAA TTGATATTGACTTAAGCAACTTCTGTATGCATCAGCTCGGCCCCAGAAAGTGGATCTCCTCCCAaatcctcttcttcggccTAGTTGGAACCCTGcaaatcctcatcaccaaccgaGCGGACTATCTTGCCTCTAGGCTATGTCTGGGTCTTGCCGAGTCGGGATATATCCCGAGAAGTATCTACACCATCTCTACTTGGTACACCTCCCGCAAACGCACACGTCGAGTAGCCGTCTTTTTTATTGGCATGTTTGGCGGGAATGCTCTCTCCCCTCTATTGGCGTCTGGGATTTTGAAGCTGAGTGGTCGTCATGGGTTGAGAGATTGGCAGTGGCTTTTCTTGCTGGAGGGGCTGTTTACGTTTTTGTGTGAGAGGattgttctttttcttgttgcCTGGATACCTGGGGAGACGAAGCTGTTGGTTGGGAGGGGTCTGGTGGTATTTAGTGAGAAAGATCGGGAAATCCTGCAGGGCAGGTTGGTGAGAGATGGTGACGGGTTGGATTTGACAGATGGGAAGCCCAAGGGCCATATACCGCTAGCTGTGGTGTGGAAGATGGTGAATcattggaggaggtggctgCATTTCGTTTTGACGTTTTGTATCTTTTCGACTTGGTCACCGTTGACGACGTGTACGCCGTCTATTATTATGTGA
- a CDS encoding uncharacterized protein (COG:S; EggNog:ENOG503NUA9) — protein sequence MSDSPAKPAANSGSGSAAAFGKPPESPTASKDVTSPGDLQQGPADEPDHPHLEIDHDEGAEDNYDADSAYVSLDGSSRTGSITSSITNYVYENGRRYHAYRSGQYVLPNDEDEQERLDLQHHIWLLLLHGSLYTAPLNVPDESDSGSDYRILDLGCGTGIWAMDIADQHPRASVFGVDLSPIQPEWVPGNCRFHVDDYEDEWTYRPDEAFDYIHGRALGGTVADWGRFYRQVRTHLKPGGYCEMQEYDAWIFSDDDSFDRAPWTKEWVTKLDDASKMFGKQINVANRHKQWMIDAGFEDVQEKVIRIPIGPWAKDPHLKELGRFEQLHMQMSVASHTPALFTRVHSYTEQQCQVLIEGVKREFRSRDLRLITIYRFISGRSPGPPPPEL from the exons ATGTCTGATAGCCCCGCCAAACCCGCTGCTAATAGCGGGTCTGGCTCTGCCGCGGCCTTTGGGAAGCCGCCGGAGTCACCAACAGCATCAAAGGATGTGACAAGTCCAGGGGATTTGCAGCAAGGCCCTGCCGATGAACCAgaccaccctcacctcgaAATCGAT CACGACGAGGGCGCCGAAGACAACTATGATGCCGACTCGGCTTACGTCTCCCTAGACGGCTCATCCCGCACCGGATCCATCACCTCGTCCATCACAAACTATGTCTATGAGAACGGTCGTCGGTACCATGCCTATCGCTCGGGGCAGTATGTCTTGCCcaacgacgaggatgaacaAGAGCGCCTTGATCTCCAACACCACATTTGGCTTCTCCTACTCCATGGAAGCTTGTACACGGCGCCCTTGAATGTTCCAGACGAGTCGGATTCCGGCAGCGATTACAGGATCTTGGATCTCGGCTGCGGCACCGGTATTTGGGCTATGGATATTGCTGACCAGCACCCTCGTGCGTCTGTATTTGGCGTTGATTTGAGCCCCATTCAACCCGAATGGGTGCCCGGCAACTGCCGCTTCCACGTCGACGACTACGAAGACGAGTGGACGTACAGACCAGACGAGGCGTTCGACTACATCCACGGGCGTGCCCTCGGCGGTACCGTTGCTGACTGGGGTCGATTCTATCGCCAGGTGAGGACGCACCTCAAGCCAGGCGGCTACTGTGAAATGCAAGAATACGATGCCTGGATCTTCAGTGACGACGACAGCTTCGACAGGGCGCCTTGGACCAAGGAATGGGTAACCAAGCTGGATGATGCCAGCAAAATGTTTGGCAAGCAAATCAACGTGGCCAACCGCCACAAGCAATGGATGATCGATGCGGGCTTTGAAGACGTCCAGGAGAAGGTCATCAGG ATTCCCATTGGACCCTGGGCCAAGGACCCTCATCTGAAGGAGTTGGGCCGCTTCGAGCAACTGCATATGCAGATGTCGGTGGCCTCTCACACCCCTGCACTCTTCACCCGCGTGCATTCATACACCGAACAGCAGTGCCAGGTCCTGATTGAGGGCGTCAAGCGGGAGTTCCGCAGTAGAGATCTGAGACTGATCACCATCTACCGCTTCATCAGCGGCCGAAGCCCtggcccccctcccccggaGCTCTGA
- a CDS encoding uncharacterized protein (EggNog:ENOG503NZ8N; COG:G; COG:M) has product MADVQKKLIVVLGATGNQGGAVARRFLQDPQYAVRGLTRNVSSPAAQALRELGAEVVAAELDDVESLKKAFKGANLIFSVTQYWEPFFRPDCRAKAEELDITCRKYAYDVEVQQGKNIADAAATVVDTLVDNGFLVSTLSSARKCSKGKFQDLYHFDSKADVFPDYVVPKYPELAAKMSCIHTGFFTTSHNILPDSYFAKQSDGSFQMRFPCNPDKLVPQLDVNRDIGNFVYAVSQMPPGKAYMAGEYLSFRDWAAAWGRVTGATIEYKEVTIDEMVAETPDKPCGLEVALMYSYSSDPGYDGGMELLTAEDIQKAGIDCPITTVEESLAKQDFSKYFSK; this is encoded by the exons atGGCCGACGTTCAAAAAAAGCTCATCGTGGTGTTGGGTGCCACCGGTAACCAGGGCGGTGCCGTTGCCCGCCGTTTTCTCCAGGACCCGCAATACGCCGTTCGCGGCTTGACCCGCAATGTCTCGTCGCCCGCAGCACAGGCCCTCAGGGAGCTCGGGGCCGAAGTGGTGGCGGCCGAGCTGGACGACGTCGAATCTCTCAAGAAGGCCTTCAAGGGCGCCAACCTCATCTTCAGCGTGACACAGTACTGGGAGCCCTTCTTCCGCCCTGACTGCCGGGCcaaggcggaggagctcGACATCACCTGCCGCAAGTACGCCTATGATGTTGAGGTCCAGCAGGGCAAAAACATTGCCGACGCTGCGGCCACTGTGGTTGACACTCTGGTGGATAACGGCTTCCTGGTATCGACCCTGAGCAGCGCGCGGAAGTGCAGCAAGGGCAAGTTCCAGGACCTATACCACTTTGACTCCAAGGCCGATGTGTTCCCCGACTATGTTGTTCCCAAGTATCCCGAGTTGGCGGCCAAGATGTCGTGTATTCACACcggcttcttcaccaccagtCACAATATCCTGCCCGACTCCTATTTTGCCAAG CAATCCGACGGGAGCTTCCAGATGCGCTTCCCCTGTAACCCAGACAAGCTGGTTCCCCAGCTGGACGTGAACCGTGACATTGGCAACTTTGTGTATGCCGTCTCCCAGATGCCGCCTGGAAAGGCTTACATGGCTGGGGAGTATCTGAGCTTCAGGGATTGGGCGGCTGCGTGGGGTCGGGTAACTGGGGCCACCATCGAGTATAAGGAGGTGACGATTGACGAGATGGTGGCCGAGACTCCTGACAAGCCCTGTGGACTGGAGGTTGCTCTCATGTATTCGTATTCGTCCGATCCGGGGTACGATGGTGGGATGGAGCTGTTGACAGCTGAAGATATCCAAAAG GCGGGCATCGATTGCCCGATCACGACGGTGGAGGAATCTCTGGCAAAGCAGGACTTTTCCAAGTATTTCAGCAAATAA
- a CDS encoding uncharacterized protein (COG:O; EggNog:ENOG503Q4W4), producing the protein MSSPNKRLQHYNMLGVRPDATSADVKKAYHRMARLRHPDKHGNSAAATADFQELQQAYEILSDPKARHTYDQTIATKLLRTEQARRRYAELLDRVQRDSARVQPTVDYKRRLFEAFTFRLKQKQRAYDVAQRRIIDAKAFVVISDDDSDESAQPPQSDTQHASTGEMPPQTVQDLALAKRDHQKATADMRDAETNWKRLKEEVDVLLDKVWSSEKECAELEKEHNPRWQDSQTAQILSQLSFHGGPQTMSQGRPSQYEASQYPPNPSPTTPPPRSHRQRSSEALPTFSPRPSYSSTRPSPGQEQPYQRARSFSFHGSNFRHPPPPQPPWQHHQRPMATPHPFGAMETEIKILRTFLAEKNRIVNSLLQKNLALEDEVQRLRRMLDQANNSLVHKNGDVEPTTRKKRGRPRNNTRDSDNTDGRGPKAARTG; encoded by the exons ATGTCTTCACCAAACAAAAGACTCCAGCATTACAACATGCTTGGAGTTCGCCCAGATGCGACTTCTGCTGACGTCAAGAAGGCATACCATCGAATGGCTCGCCTGAGGCATCCCGACAAGCATGGCAACTCTGCCGCTGCCACAGCGGACTTTCAGGAG CTGCAGCAAGCCTACGAGATTCTCTCTGACCCCAAAGCAAGGCATACTTACGACCAGACCATCGCCACCAAGCTGTTGAGGACAGAGCAGGCGCGGCGCAGGTATGCCGAGCTCCTTGATCGTGTACAACGGGATTCGGCAAGGGTACAGCCCACTGTCGACTATAAACGGCGGCTCTTTGAAGCGTTCACCTTTCGGCTGAAACAAAAGCAACGGGCCTACGATGTTGCACAACGGCGTATCATCGACGCTAAGGCTTTTGTTGTCATCAGCGATGATGACAGCGACGAGTCagcccaacctcctcaaagtGATACCCAACATGCTTCGACAGGCGAGATGCCCCCTCAAACTGTCCAAGATCTCGCTCTTGCCAAGCGAGACCACCAAAAGGCGACTGCGGACATGCGAGACGCTGAAACCAACTGGAAAAGactgaaggaggaggtggacgtCCTTTTGGACAAGGTTTGGAGCTCAGAGAAGGAATGCGCAGAGCTGGAAAAGGAACACAACCCCCGCTGGCAGGACAGTCAAACAGCACAGATACTAAGCCAGCTTTCTTTTCATGGTGGTCCTCAAACTATGTCACAAGGGCGTCCGTCGCAGTATGAAGCTTCTCAGTATCCTCCAAACCCATCGCCCACCACGCCGCCACCACGCTCACATCGACAGAGGTCATCCGAAGCCCTACCGACCTTCTCTCCTCGTCCATCCTACAGCTCTACTAGGCCATCGCCAGGCCAGGAACAGCCCTATCAGCGGGCGAGATCTTTTTCATTTCATGGATCAAACTTCCGacaccctccgcctccccagCCACCTTGGCAACATCACCAGCGGCCGATGGCAACTCCCCACCCTTTCGGGGCGATGGAAACTGAGATCAAGATACTGAGGACCTTTCTCGCGGAGAAGAACAGGATTGTGAACAGTCTACTTCAAAAGAACCTTGCtctggaggatgaggtccaACGACTGAGGCGCATGTTGGACCAAGCGAACAACTCACTAGTGCACAAAAATGGCGACGTGGAACCGACAAccaggaagaagaggggaaggCCGAGGAATAATACTCGCGATTCTGATAACACTGATGGCAGAGGGCCTAAGGCTGCCAGGACGGGTTGA